A window from Streptomyces sp. NBC_00271 encodes these proteins:
- a CDS encoding ATP-dependent helicase produces MVSSAHRALDGFSPATRGWFTGAFSAPTAAQAGAWKAIGEGSDVLVVAPTGSGKTLAAFLAALDQLASTPPPADPRKRCRVLYVSPLKALAVDVERNLRSPLTGIRQESVRLGLPEPEVKVGIRSGDTPAAERRALATRPPDILITTPESLFLMLTSATRDALTGIETVILDEVHAVAGTKRGAHLALTLERLDELLPRPARRIGLSATVRPVDEVARYLSPRRKVEIVQPPSGKEFDLSVVVPVEDLGELGGSPVADGSEGAEKPSIWPHVEERIADLVQSHRSTIVFANSRRLAERLCNRLNEIAYERATGEPLAEAHAPAQLMGGSGAAQGAPPVIARAHHGSVSKEQRALVEEDLKAGRLPAVVATSSLELGIDMGAVDLVVQVESPPSVASGLQRVGRAGHQVGAVSTGVVFPKYRGDLVQAAVVTERMRTGSIESLRVPANPLDVLAQQLVAMTALDTWQVDDLLATVRRAAPFASLPESAFTAVLDMLAGRYPSDAFAELRPRVVWDRVAGTITGRPGAQRLAVTSGGTIPDRGLFGVFLAGSDPKKGGGRVGELDEEMVYESRVGDVFTLGTSSWRIEDITRDRVLVSPAPGVPGRLPFWKGDQLGRPLELGRAVGAFLREVGSLPKDDARLRLLAAGLDAWAADNVLSYLTEQREACGHVPDDRTIVVERFRDELGDWRVVVHSPFGAQVHAPWALALGARLSERYGMDAQVMHADDGIVLRLPDADVMSLDLLDQEPMKLGTEYDTEQAPVGAADVAFDKGEVDQIVTDQVGGSALFAARFRECAARALLLPRRSPGKRTPLWQQRQRAAQLLQVASEFGSFPIVLEAVRECLQDVFDVPGLTELMGDIESRKVRLVEVTTPEPSPFARSLLFGYVAQFLYEGDSPLAERRAAALSLDSHLLAELLGQAELRELLDAEVLAELERELQWLTEDRRVKDAEGVADLLRLLGPLTDADLAERGAEPRWAKELAAARRAIKVRIAGADHWAAIEDAGRLRDALGTALPVGVPEAFTEPVKDPLGDLLARYARTHGPFTSTTAAARFGLGTAVTDGALQRLAANGRVVQGEFHPAGIGQEWCDAAVLRRLRRRSLAALRHELEPVPPAALAQFLPQWQHVDSGHGLRGIDGLVRAIEQLQGASVPASALEKLVLPSRVSGYAPALLDELTAAGEVVWAGAGALPGKDGWVSLYLADAAPLLLPDPHPLELTALHQSVLDALSGGYGLFFRQIADQVRATTHPDATDPQLADTIWDLAWSGRLTNDTLAPMRALLGSGRTAGSTAHRAKRTVPRGRYGSLTGAARPQSRTGPPTVAGRWSLLPAREPDATVRAHALARTLLDRHGVVTRGAVAAEGVEGGFSAVYRILSAFEDSGQARRGYVVEGLGAAQFAMDGAVDRLRAAANARDRGESLTAQDPRDFPGDTFPGPPGFQATPGFPNTPGRPRTNGFPDGHDDPAHTHAFPDDLDLDATSPLGFPETEDSAFADGHGFASDPALSPNRFRARSSSRATSQAVILAAADPANAYGAALSWPEPPTGAGHKPGRKAGSLVVLVDGELTLYMERGGKTLLAWPSDPDGSVMEDARLRAAAEALAAAARAGSLGTVTVERVNGASALTSPFGTLLESAGFIATPRGLRLRA; encoded by the coding sequence ATGGTCAGCTCCGCACACCGAGCCCTGGACGGCTTCTCACCCGCGACCCGCGGCTGGTTCACGGGGGCCTTCTCCGCGCCCACCGCGGCACAGGCCGGCGCGTGGAAGGCCATCGGTGAGGGCTCGGACGTGCTGGTGGTCGCCCCGACCGGCTCCGGCAAGACCCTGGCCGCGTTCCTCGCCGCGCTCGACCAGCTGGCCTCGACCCCGCCCCCGGCCGACCCCAGGAAACGCTGCCGGGTGCTGTACGTATCTCCGCTCAAGGCCCTCGCGGTGGACGTGGAGCGGAATCTGCGCAGCCCGCTGACCGGCATCCGGCAGGAGTCGGTGCGCCTCGGGCTGCCCGAGCCCGAGGTGAAGGTCGGCATCCGCTCCGGCGACACCCCCGCCGCCGAGCGCCGCGCGCTGGCCACCCGCCCCCCGGACATCCTGATCACGACCCCCGAGTCGCTGTTCCTGATGCTGACGTCGGCGACGCGCGACGCGCTGACCGGTATCGAGACGGTGATCCTGGACGAGGTGCACGCGGTCGCGGGCACCAAGCGCGGCGCCCATCTCGCGCTCACCCTGGAGCGCCTGGACGAGCTGCTGCCCAGGCCGGCGCGCCGCATCGGCCTCTCCGCGACGGTGCGTCCGGTGGACGAGGTGGCGCGCTATCTCTCGCCCCGCCGCAAGGTGGAGATCGTCCAACCGCCGTCGGGCAAGGAATTCGACCTCTCCGTGGTCGTCCCGGTCGAGGACCTGGGCGAGCTGGGCGGCTCCCCGGTCGCCGACGGCAGCGAGGGCGCGGAGAAGCCCTCCATCTGGCCTCATGTCGAGGAGCGCATCGCCGACCTCGTCCAGTCCCACCGCTCCACGATCGTGTTCGCCAACTCCCGCCGCCTGGCGGAGCGCCTGTGCAACCGACTGAACGAGATCGCCTACGAGCGGGCGACGGGTGAGCCCCTGGCGGAGGCGCACGCCCCGGCCCAGCTGATGGGGGGCTCCGGCGCGGCCCAGGGGGCGCCGCCCGTCATCGCGCGGGCCCACCACGGCTCGGTGTCCAAGGAGCAGCGGGCGCTGGTCGAGGAGGACCTGAAGGCGGGGCGCCTGCCCGCCGTGGTCGCCACCTCCAGCCTCGAACTCGGCATCGACATGGGCGCGGTCGACCTCGTCGTCCAGGTCGAGTCACCGCCCTCCGTGGCCTCCGGCCTCCAGCGCGTGGGCCGCGCGGGCCACCAGGTCGGCGCGGTGTCCACCGGCGTCGTCTTCCCCAAGTACCGCGGCGACCTCGTCCAGGCGGCGGTGGTCACCGAGCGGATGCGCACCGGCTCCATCGAGTCCCTGCGGGTCCCCGCCAACCCCTTGGACGTGCTGGCGCAGCAGCTCGTGGCCATGACCGCACTCGACACCTGGCAGGTCGACGACCTGCTCGCCACGGTCCGCCGGGCGGCGCCCTTCGCCTCGCTGCCCGAGTCGGCGTTCACGGCCGTGCTCGACATGCTCGCGGGCCGCTATCCGTCCGACGCCTTCGCGGAGCTCAGGCCCCGCGTGGTGTGGGACCGCGTCGCGGGTACGATCACGGGCCGCCCCGGCGCTCAGCGCCTCGCCGTCACCTCTGGCGGGACCATCCCCGACCGCGGGCTGTTCGGGGTCTTCCTCGCGGGATCCGATCCCAAGAAGGGCGGCGGCCGGGTCGGTGAGCTCGACGAGGAGATGGTCTACGAGTCCCGCGTCGGGGACGTCTTCACGCTCGGCACGAGTTCCTGGCGCATCGAGGACATCACCCGCGACCGCGTCCTGGTCTCCCCCGCCCCCGGTGTCCCGGGCCGGCTCCCCTTCTGGAAGGGCGACCAGCTCGGCCGCCCTCTCGAGCTCGGCCGGGCGGTCGGCGCGTTCCTCCGCGAGGTGGGCTCGCTCCCCAAGGACGACGCCCGTCTGCGGCTGCTGGCCGCGGGACTGGACGCCTGGGCCGCCGACAACGTGCTGTCGTACCTCACCGAGCAGCGCGAGGCGTGCGGGCACGTCCCGGACGACCGCACGATCGTCGTCGAGCGGTTCCGTGACGAGCTGGGCGACTGGCGGGTGGTCGTGCACTCCCCCTTCGGCGCCCAGGTGCACGCCCCCTGGGCGCTCGCGCTGGGCGCCCGGCTCTCCGAGCGCTACGGCATGGACGCCCAGGTCATGCATGCCGACGACGGCATCGTGCTGCGCCTGCCCGACGCCGACGTGATGAGCCTGGACCTGCTCGACCAGGAGCCCATGAAGCTGGGCACGGAGTACGACACGGAGCAGGCGCCCGTCGGCGCGGCGGACGTCGCCTTCGACAAGGGCGAGGTCGACCAGATCGTCACCGACCAGGTGGGCGGCTCGGCGCTGTTCGCGGCCCGGTTCCGCGAGTGCGCGGCCCGCGCGCTGCTGCTGCCGCGCCGCAGCCCGGGAAAGCGCACCCCGCTGTGGCAACAGCGGCAGCGCGCCGCCCAACTGCTCCAGGTGGCCAGCGAGTTCGGATCGTTCCCGATCGTCCTGGAGGCGGTCCGCGAATGCCTCCAGGACGTCTTCGACGTCCCCGGGCTCACCGAGCTGATGGGCGACATCGAGTCCCGCAAGGTGCGGCTCGTCGAGGTCACCACGCCCGAGCCCTCCCCCTTCGCCCGCTCTCTCCTGTTCGGATACGTCGCCCAGTTCCTGTACGAGGGCGACTCCCCGCTCGCCGAGCGGCGCGCCGCCGCCCTGTCCCTGGACTCCCACCTGCTGGCCGAGCTCCTGGGCCAGGCCGAGCTGCGCGAGCTGCTCGACGCCGAGGTCCTGGCCGAGCTGGAGCGGGAGCTCCAGTGGCTCACCGAGGACCGCCGGGTCAAGGATGCCGAAGGCGTCGCCGACCTGCTGCGCCTGCTGGGCCCGCTCACGGATGCCGACCTGGCCGAGCGCGGCGCCGAGCCGCGGTGGGCCAAGGAGCTGGCGGCCGCCCGCCGCGCCATCAAGGTCCGTATCGCCGGCGCCGATCACTGGGCGGCCATCGAGGACGCCGGCCGCCTGCGGGACGCTTTGGGCACGGCGCTGCCCGTCGGCGTCCCCGAGGCCTTCACGGAACCGGTCAAGGACCCGCTCGGCGACCTCCTCGCACGCTACGCACGCACCCACGGCCCGTTCACCTCCACCACCGCCGCCGCCCGCTTCGGTCTCGGCACGGCCGTCACGGACGGAGCACTGCAACGCCTCGCGGCGAACGGCCGCGTCGTCCAGGGGGAGTTCCATCCGGCGGGCATCGGCCAGGAGTGGTGCGACGCGGCCGTGCTGCGCAGACTGCGGCGGCGTTCGCTCGCGGCCCTGCGCCACGAGTTGGAGCCGGTGCCGCCCGCCGCGCTCGCGCAGTTCCTGCCGCAGTGGCAGCACGTCGACAGCGGGCACGGGCTGCGCGGCATCGACGGACTGGTGCGCGCCATCGAGCAGTTGCAGGGCGCCTCGGTGCCCGCCTCCGCCCTGGAGAAGCTGGTCCTGCCCTCCCGCGTCTCCGGTTACGCCCCCGCGCTGCTCGACGAACTCACGGCCGCCGGAGAGGTGGTCTGGGCCGGGGCCGGGGCACTGCCAGGCAAGGACGGCTGGGTCTCGCTCTATCTCGCGGACGCGGCTCCGCTGCTCCTCCCGGACCCGCACCCCCTGGAGCTGACCGCCCTGCACCAGTCGGTGCTGGACGCCCTCTCCGGGGGCTATGGCCTGTTCTTCCGCCAGATCGCCGACCAGGTCCGCGCCACCACCCACCCCGACGCCACCGATCCCCAACTCGCCGACACGATCTGGGACCTGGCCTGGTCCGGTCGGCTCACGAACGACACGCTCGCACCGATGCGCGCGCTCCTGGGTTCGGGTCGCACCGCCGGGTCCACGGCGCACCGCGCCAAACGCACGGTCCCGCGCGGCCGCTACGGCTCCCTGACCGGCGCCGCACGCCCCCAGTCCCGTACGGGCCCGCCGACGGTGGCCGGCCGCTGGTCGCTGCTGCCCGCCCGTGAGCCCGACGCCACCGTGCGCGCCCACGCCCTGGCCCGCACACTGCTCGACCGGCACGGCGTGGTGACCCGGGGCGCCGTCGCCGCGGAGGGGGTCGAGGGTGGCTTCTCCGCCGTCTACCGCATCCTGTCCGCGTTCGAGGACAGCGGCCAGGCCCGCCGGGGTTACGTGGTGGAAGGACTGGGCGCCGCCCAGTTCGCGATGGACGGAGCGGTGGACCGCCTGCGCGCCGCGGCGAACGCACGGGACCGGGGCGAATCCCTGACCGCCCAGGACCCCCGGGACTTCCCGGGGGACACCTTCCCGGGGCCGCCCGGTTTCCAAGCCACCCCCGGTTTTCCGAACACCCCCGGCCGCCCCCGCACCAACGGTTTCCCCGACGGCCACGACGACCCCGCGCACACCCACGCCTTCCCCGACGACCTCGACCTCGACGCGACGAGCCCCCTGGGATTCCCCGAGACCGAGGACTCCGCCTTCGCCGACGGCCACGGCTTCGCCAGCGACCCCGCGCTCTCCCCCAACCGGTTCCGCGCCCGTTCCTCGTCCCGGGCCACCTCCCAAGCCGTGATCCTGGCCGCCGCCGACCCCGCGAACGCGTACGGCGCGGCCCTTTCCTGGCCCGAGCCCCCCACCGGCGCCGGGCACAAGCCGGGCCGTAAGGCGGGCTCCCTGGTGGTGCTCGTCGACGGCGAGCTGACGCTGTACATGGAGCGCGGCGGCAAGACCCTGCTGGCCTGGCCCTCGGACCCGGACGGCTCGGTCATGGAGGACGCCCGTCTGCGTGCTGCCGCCGAAGCCCTCGCCGCGGCCGCCCGCGCGGGCTCCCTCGGCACGGTCACCGTGGAGCGCGTCAACGGCGCCTCCGCCCTGACATCCCCGTTCGGCACCCTCCTGGAAAGCGCCGGCTTCATCGCGACCCCCCGCGGCCTGCGCCTGCGCGCCTGA
- a CDS encoding AraC family transcriptional regulator — translation MAGSGQERARHWRYAELPGVDLLRARFVEKIFVRHTHENFVIAAISDGVEVFHHGGADQYAGPGALALVNPDTPHTGRAGVPEGWRYGAVYPSPELVAEIAAETTTIRGTPGFVSPVLDDPYAAGLVHEVLRAAEEGNALAADTLLRVAVTRLLRLNGGPLPQRGVHTAGARVAARARAVLEERMAEPPTLERLAADLGTSPFALLRAFRETYGMPPHTWLTDARVRRARHLLDAGSAPAEAAVAVGFTDQPHLNRHFTRIVGVPPGAYQRERKNVQDADGQPYLPSGVWQNRQLSQTYAVKKAAENPTRPSSGTPWESGSPSDCPVSPSE, via the coding sequence GTGGCAGGTTCAGGGCAGGAACGGGCGCGGCACTGGCGGTACGCGGAGTTGCCGGGTGTCGATCTGTTGCGGGCGCGGTTCGTCGAGAAGATCTTTGTGCGGCACACCCACGAGAACTTCGTGATCGCCGCCATCTCCGACGGTGTCGAGGTCTTCCACCACGGCGGCGCCGACCAGTACGCGGGTCCGGGCGCGCTCGCGCTGGTCAACCCCGACACCCCGCACACGGGCCGGGCGGGTGTTCCCGAAGGCTGGCGGTACGGGGCGGTGTACCCCTCGCCCGAGCTGGTGGCGGAGATCGCCGCGGAGACCACCACGATTCGTGGAACCCCCGGATTCGTCAGCCCCGTGCTCGACGATCCGTACGCGGCGGGTCTGGTTCACGAAGTGCTTCGGGCCGCCGAGGAGGGCAACGCGCTCGCGGCCGACACGCTGCTACGGGTCGCGGTGACCCGGCTGCTGCGCCTGAACGGGGGTCCGCTGCCGCAGCGGGGTGTGCACACCGCGGGCGCCCGTGTCGCCGCACGCGCGCGTGCCGTGCTGGAGGAGCGGATGGCCGAGCCTCCGACCCTGGAACGGCTCGCAGCCGACCTCGGCACCAGCCCGTTCGCCCTGCTGCGCGCGTTCCGCGAGACCTACGGCATGCCGCCCCACACCTGGCTGACCGACGCCCGGGTACGCCGGGCACGCCACCTCCTGGACGCCGGTTCAGCGCCCGCCGAGGCGGCCGTCGCCGTCGGCTTCACCGACCAGCCCCATCTCAACCGTCACTTCACCCGGATCGTGGGCGTGCCTCCGGGCGCCTACCAGCGCGAGCGCAAGAACGTACAAGACGCCGACGGGCAGCCGTACCTACCGTCCGGGGTGTGGCAGAACAGACAGCTCTCGCAGACATACGCAGTGAAGAAGGCGGCGGAAAACCCGACGCGGCCGTCGTCCGGGACGCCCTGGGAGTCGGGGTCGCCGTCGGACTGTCCGGTTTCGCCTTCGGAGTGA
- a CDS encoding AzlC family ABC transporter permease, translating into MRSEEGGGKPDAAVVRDALGVGVAVGLSGFAFGVTSAGSGLTVLQTCALSLLVFTGASQFALVGALAGGGNPLTAAAGAFFLGVRNAFYGLRLSQLLALPRAVRPFAAQWVIDETTAVALAQPTRRSVRIGFTVTGLTLYVLWNLTTLLGAVGAEAIGDTDAWGLDAAGPAVFLALLAPMLKTTTERAVAGAAVLLGLGLLPVLPAGVPVLVAALAAPAALYIEGRRAPKPAGRMKADNDAPRDDR; encoded by the coding sequence ATACGCAGTGAAGAAGGCGGCGGAAAACCCGACGCGGCCGTCGTCCGGGACGCCCTGGGAGTCGGGGTCGCCGTCGGACTGTCCGGTTTCGCCTTCGGAGTGACCTCGGCCGGCAGCGGGCTCACCGTGCTGCAGACCTGCGCGCTCAGCCTCCTGGTGTTCACCGGTGCCTCGCAGTTCGCGCTCGTGGGCGCGCTCGCGGGCGGCGGCAATCCGCTCACGGCGGCCGCGGGCGCGTTCTTCCTCGGGGTGCGCAACGCGTTCTACGGACTGCGGCTGTCACAACTGCTGGCCCTCCCGCGCGCGGTACGCCCGTTCGCCGCGCAGTGGGTCATCGACGAGACCACGGCCGTCGCGCTCGCCCAGCCCACCCGCCGCAGCGTCCGGATCGGCTTCACCGTCACCGGGCTCACCCTGTACGTGCTGTGGAACCTCACCACGCTGCTGGGCGCCGTCGGGGCCGAGGCCATCGGGGACACCGACGCGTGGGGGCTGGACGCCGCCGGGCCCGCCGTCTTCCTCGCGCTGCTCGCACCGATGCTGAAGACCACCACGGAGCGCGCGGTCGCCGGTGCCGCGGTTCTTCTGGGGCTCGGTCTGCTGCCTGTGCTGCCCGCCGGAGTCCCCGTCCTCGTGGCGGCGCTGGCCGCTCCCGCCGCCCTCTACATAGAGGGCCGACGCGCTCCGAAGCCCGCCGGTCGTATGAAGGCCGACAACGACGCACCAAGGGACGACCGTTGA
- a CDS encoding AzlD domain-containing protein produces MNIWIAIGATAVGCYAVKLIGLLVPVGVLERPLVKRLAALLPVALLAALTAQQTFADGRVLVVDAKVAGLAAAAVALLLRAPFLLVIGAAVVVTAGARALTG; encoded by the coding sequence TTGAACATCTGGATCGCGATCGGGGCGACCGCCGTCGGCTGCTACGCCGTCAAGCTCATCGGCCTGCTGGTCCCCGTCGGCGTCCTGGAGCGGCCGCTCGTCAAGCGCCTCGCCGCCCTGCTGCCCGTCGCCCTCCTGGCCGCGCTCACGGCTCAGCAGACCTTCGCCGACGGGCGCGTCCTGGTCGTGGACGCGAAGGTCGCAGGACTCGCCGCGGCCGCCGTCGCCCTGCTCCTGCGCGCCCCCTTCCTGCTCGTGATCGGCGCGGCCGTGGTCGTGACGGCGGGAGCGCGGGCGCTGACAGGCTGA
- a CDS encoding DUF3046 domain-containing protein, translating into MRLTVFWQRMADHFGEAYADTFARDHVMTDLGGRTVHEALNAGWEAKDVWRVVCATMNVPYENR; encoded by the coding sequence ATGCGGTTGACGGTCTTCTGGCAGCGGATGGCGGATCACTTCGGTGAGGCGTACGCCGACACCTTCGCGCGCGATCATGTGATGACGGACCTCGGTGGACGGACCGTGCACGAGGCGCTGAACGCCGGCTGGGAGGCCAAGGACGTGTGGCGCGTGGTGTGCGCGACCATGAACGTTCCGTACGAAAACCGCTGA
- a CDS encoding AI-2E family transporter, whose translation MAPTDETAQVDQQTSPFGTTPPTPPPGGDAPGQGARMPRWLPRAMVLALTLVALFQLGSWAFHQLIGLLINILIAFFLALAIEPAVSWMASYGMRRGLATFLVFFGLLIATAGFITLLGSMLAGQIIKMIEGFPEYLDSVINWINSSFHTHVRRVDVQDSLVHSDWLRKYVQNSATGVLDVSAQVLGGLFKLLTITLFSFYFAADGPRLRRALCSVLPPARQAEVLRAWEIAVDKTGGYLYSRGLMALISGIAHYILLQALGVPYAPVLAVWVGLVSQFIPTIGTYLAGALPMLIAFTIDPWYALWVLIFVVVYQQFENYVLQPKLTAKTVDIHPAVAFGSVIAGTALLGAVGALIAIPAVATLQAFLGAYVKRYDVTDDPRVHGHRTRTSPSFRARLRGLLGR comes from the coding sequence GTGGCCCCGACAGACGAGACCGCGCAGGTCGACCAGCAGACATCCCCCTTCGGCACGACGCCGCCCACTCCGCCCCCGGGCGGGGATGCCCCCGGGCAGGGCGCGCGCATGCCGCGCTGGCTGCCGCGCGCGATGGTGCTCGCGCTCACCCTCGTCGCCCTGTTCCAACTGGGCAGTTGGGCGTTCCACCAGCTCATCGGGCTGTTGATCAACATTCTGATCGCGTTCTTCCTGGCGCTCGCCATCGAGCCCGCGGTGAGCTGGATGGCCTCGTACGGTATGCGCCGAGGGCTGGCCACCTTCCTCGTCTTCTTCGGTCTGCTGATCGCGACGGCCGGATTCATCACGCTGCTCGGCTCGATGCTCGCGGGCCAGATCATCAAAATGATCGAGGGCTTCCCCGAGTACCTGGACTCGGTGATCAACTGGATCAACTCGAGTTTCCACACCCACGTGAGACGGGTGGACGTCCAGGACAGCCTGGTGCACTCCGACTGGCTGCGGAAGTACGTGCAGAACAGCGCGACCGGCGTCCTGGACGTGTCCGCGCAGGTGCTCGGCGGCCTCTTCAAGCTGCTGACGATCACGCTGTTCTCGTTCTACTTCGCGGCCGACGGGCCCCGGCTGCGGCGCGCGTTGTGCTCCGTGCTGCCGCCCGCGCGACAGGCCGAGGTGCTGCGCGCGTGGGAGATAGCCGTCGACAAGACCGGTGGCTATCTGTACTCGCGCGGTCTGATGGCGCTGATCTCCGGCATCGCGCACTACATCCTGCTGCAGGCCCTGGGCGTGCCCTACGCGCCCGTGCTCGCCGTCTGGGTGGGTCTGGTCTCGCAGTTCATCCCCACCATCGGTACGTATCTCGCCGGCGCCCTGCCGATGCTGATCGCCTTCACCATCGACCCCTGGTACGCGCTGTGGGTGCTGATCTTCGTCGTGGTCTACCAGCAGTTCGAGAACTACGTACTGCAGCCCAAGCTGACCGCCAAGACCGTGGACATCCACCCCGCGGTCGCCTTCGGCTCGGTCATCGCGGGCACCGCCCTCCTCGGGGCCGTCGGCGCCCTGATCGCCATCCCCGCGGTCGCCACCCTCCAGGCCTTCCTGGGGGCCTATGTGAAGCGGTACGACGTCACGGACGACCCCCGGGTGCACGGTCACCGGACCAGGACGTCGCCCTCCTTCCGCGCCCGTCTGCGGGGGCTGCTCGGCCGCTGA